A window of Halomicrobium zhouii genomic DNA:
GAGAAGCGGAGCGCTAGAAGCGTAGGGAAACCGAAAGGAACGAAACCTCAGTCTGCGGCAGCGGAAACGGGTTCTTTCTCTTCGGCGAGCATCTCCGACGTGATGCCCTTCGCGAGCGCGAAGACGGCGGCCTTGTGGTCCGTCTTCGACTTGTGGATGGACGTCGGCTGGACGCCAAGTTCCGCGTACTCGTCGTGTTCGACGTCGTCACCAGTCTCTTTCTCGTAGTGAGTCTGTACCTGTGCAAGCAGGCCGTGAAGATGTATGAGTTCCTGCTTTTTCATGTTCAACCGTTCCTAATAACTCGAGGGTTATAGTAGTACTCTGAGTGTAGTTAACACACTCCCTTCACTTGTGGTACGGACTGTCTACCGGTAGCGTCTCATGACCGTGAAACACTTTAGGAATCGGACAACCTACCGTTTCGTATGGACTACGACGACATGCTCGACCGGGCCGTCGACGAGACACCCGACATCGAGGGGAGCAGTGAGCGCTTCGAGGTGCCGTCGCCGGAGATCCGACAGGAAGGTAACGCGACCGTCTTCGAGAACTTCCAGTCGGTCTGTGACACGCTGGGTCGGGAAGACGAACACGTTATGAAGTTCCTACAGAACGAACTCGGGACGAACGGTCACATCGACGAGAGCGGTCGGGCGCGCCTCACCGGCGAGTTCAACCAGCGCCGCATTGAGGCGGCGGTCGACGAGTACACGGAGACGTTCGTCATCTGTCCGGAGTGTGGCCTGCCGGATACGCGGCTCGAACAGGACCAGGGCGTCCCGATACTGCGATGTGAAGCCTGCGGGGCGCGCTCCTCGACCAGTTCCTGATCACTGAAACGCCAGTCTCGACTACTGGAGCCCCTTCAGCGTCTGCAGGTCGCGGTCTGTCCGCGCGAACTCGGCGAGCCGTCGGCTCGCGTGGCAGTTCGGACAGTGAAAGGTCCCGTCGTGGCGCGGGAGGTCGCTCGGCGTCGACTCCCAGTCCTTGGTACACTCCGGACACAGTAATCGGACGTATGCCTCGACCATGTGTGTAGTTGGCACGCAGCACGCCATCAAAAAGGTGTCGTCCCGGCTCGTGTCGTCCTGGCAGTCGAGTCGTCCCAGCGCTGGCGGCGATCAGGCGGGCATCCCTTCCGCTTCGAGCAGCTCCTTGTACCGGTTCCGGATGGTGACCTCGGAGATGCTCGCCACCTCGCTGACCTGGCTCTGGGTGACCTTCTCGTTGCTCAGCAGCGAACCGGCGTACACCGCAGCGGCGGCCAGTCCCACGGGGGATTTCCCGCTGAGGACGCCGTCCTCACGGGCGGCCTCGATGAGCTCACGGGAGCGTCGTTCGGATTCGTCCGAGAGGTCGAGGTCGCTGATGAATCGCGGGACGTAGCTCTCGGGCTTCGCAGGCGCGACTTCGAGACCGAGTTCGCGGACGATGTAGCGGTACGTCCGGGTTAGCTCCATCTTATCGACGCGGGAGACCCGTGCGATCTCGTCGAGCGACCGGGGCGTCCCGGCCTGGCGCGCGGCGGCGTAGACGGAGGCCGTCGCGACGCCCTCGATGGACCGGCCCGGGAGCAGGTCCTCGCTGAGGGCGCGCCGATAGATGACGGAGGCCGTCTCGCGAACGTTCTGGGGTAGCCCCAGCGCGCTCGCCATCCGGTCGATCTCGCCGAGTGCCTGCTTGAGGTTGCGCTCCTTGGAGTCCCGGGTCCGGAACCGCTCGTTCCAGGTCCGGAGGCGCTTCATCTTCGAGCGCTGCTTGCTCGACAGGGAGTTGCCGTAGGCGTCCTTGTCCTGCCAGCCGATGTTGGTCGACAGGCCCTTGTCGTGCATCATGTTCGTCGTGGGCGCACCGACCCGGGACTTGTTGTCGCGTTCGCTGGAGTCGAAGGCGCGCCATTCGGGGCCACGGTCGATCTCGTCTTCCTCGACGACGAGGCCGCAGTCCGTACACACGGTCTCGCCGTGTTCGGTGTCGGCCACGACGTCGCCGCCGCACTCCGGACAGACCTCCTCTGACTCTTGCTCTTCGGTCTGCTCGCTCCTCACCGCCTGTTCGTCTACCTGTTCGCCTGCGTTGGTTCGGACTGGGGATTCACTCATGATGGGGGAACTCTCGTGACTGCCGCGGACGCAATCCTTAAGAAATCGGTGCGATCCGCCTAACTCTTTGTAAGTGCGAAATCCATATAAGGGTTTCGGTAGTTGTGGTAGC
This region includes:
- a CDS encoding UPF0058 family protein, yielding MKKQELIHLHGLLAQVQTHYEKETGDDVEHDEYAELGVQPTSIHKSKTDHKAAVFALAKGITSEMLAEEKEPVSAAAD
- a CDS encoding translation initiation factor IF-2 subunit beta, whose amino-acid sequence is MDYDDMLDRAVDETPDIEGSSERFEVPSPEIRQEGNATVFENFQSVCDTLGREDEHVMKFLQNELGTNGHIDESGRARLTGEFNQRRIEAAVDEYTETFVICPECGLPDTRLEQDQGVPILRCEACGARSSTSS
- a CDS encoding DUF7836 family putative zinc-binding protein; translation: MVEAYVRLLCPECTKDWESTPSDLPRHDGTFHCPNCHASRRLAEFARTDRDLQTLKGLQ
- a CDS encoding transcription initiation factor IIB, encoding MSESPVRTNAGEQVDEQAVRSEQTEEQESEEVCPECGGDVVADTEHGETVCTDCGLVVEEDEIDRGPEWRAFDSSERDNKSRVGAPTTNMMHDKGLSTNIGWQDKDAYGNSLSSKQRSKMKRLRTWNERFRTRDSKERNLKQALGEIDRMASALGLPQNVRETASVIYRRALSEDLLPGRSIEGVATASVYAAARQAGTPRSLDEIARVSRVDKMELTRTYRYIVRELGLEVAPAKPESYVPRFISDLDLSDESERRSRELIEAAREDGVLSGKSPVGLAAAAVYAGSLLSNEKVTQSQVSEVASISEVTIRNRYKELLEAEGMPA